The Coffea arabica cultivar ET-39 chromosome 3c, Coffea Arabica ET-39 HiFi, whole genome shotgun sequence genome contains a region encoding:
- the LOC140037997 gene encoding uncharacterized protein, which produces MFFLTALKVAYILNSNLPKIPAPVESESEEVTKQRQKREEDEIICRGHILNTLSDSYYDNGVEVVESFEVGAIIAKLPPLWNNYQKKLLHTSETLTLSSVLKHLRIEEGVRILQKLEIDNAPKTNMVEEKMNSEIVAMMTFGTVTELHMMTPTPSKDWWYDSSAVIHVCNAKNQFKSYELLEGHEVVMANGVRAKVHGKGDVRLQFTSGEKLVLTNVLHVPDVVKNLVSADILYKKGLKAVLESNNVILSKNGVFVGKGYSCNGMFKLSINKVNDTSIYSLASTSSACSYFLWHGRLGHVNHKVLKFMSKDGLISYNDLENKKCETCVQAKITRKFERLLDLGSNIIVESRDVEFFKDKFFRDSTVNIDPSSPNAISSSGTKRREIDTPSEPRRSQRQRKEKQLPLDFVSFQAIVFLVKGNRDSLLNKTPILLSVEDDPKTYDKATKSRDAAFWKEAVNDEMDLILSNNTWVLVDLPQGSKPIGCKWVFCKKYVTDGTILTYKARLVAKGYRQKEEIDYFDTYTPVARITSVRILLALASVFSLHVHQMDVKTAFLNGDLNKEVDMEQPEGFVLSSNEHMSRVMNICLE; this is translated from the exons ATGTTCTTCCTCACTGCATTGAAGGTGGCTTACATTCTTAATTCGAATCTTCCGAAAATTCCTGCTCCAGTGGAGAGTGAGTCCGAGGAAGTGACAAAGCAAAGGCAAAAGCGTGAAGAGGACGAGATTATTTGCCGAGGCCACATTCTCAACACCCTCTCGGATAGTTACTACG ATAATGGTGttgaagttgttgaatctttcGAAGTTGGTGCAATAATTGCTAAGTTGCCACCATTATGGAATAATTACCAAAAGAAGTTGCTTCACACTTCTGAAACTTTAACTTTATCTAGTGTTTTGAAACATCTTAGAATTGAAGAAGGGGTTAGAATActtcaaaaactagaaattgaCAATGCTCCTAAGACTAATATGGTTGAAGAGAAAATGAATTCTG AAATTGTAGCAATGATGACTTTTGGTACGGTGACTGAACTTCATATGATGACACCTACGCCTTCAAAGGATTGGTGGTATGATTCTAGTGCTGTAATTCATGTTTGTAATGCTAAGAATCAATTCAAGAGTTATGAACTTCTTGAGGGTCATGAAGTTGTCATGGCAAATGGAGTGAGAGCCAAGGTTCATGGCAAAGGGGATGTGCGTCTTCAATTCACATCCGGTGAAAAGTTGGTCCTTACCAATGTACTTCATGTTCCCGATGTTGTTAAGAATTTAGTGTCTGCGGACATTCTTTACAAGAAAGGATTGAAGGCTGTACTAGAGTCGAATAATGTAATTTTGTCAAAGAATGGTGTATTTGTAGGGAAGGGCTATTCTTGTAATGGAATGTTCAAGTTGAGTATTAATAAAGTGAATGATACTTCTATTTACTCTTTGGCTTCTACTTCTTCTGCTTGTTCTTATTTTTTGTGGCATGGTAGGTTAGGACATGTGAATcataaagtgctgaaatttatGTCTAAAGATGGCCTAATTTCATATAATGACCTTGAGAATAAGAAATGTGAAACTTGTGTTCAAGCCAAGATTACAAG AAAATTCGAAAGACTACTTGATCTTGGTTCAAATATAATAGTTGAGTCAAGGGATGTTGAGTTCTTTAAAGATAAGTTTTTTAGAGACTCAACAGTTAATATAGATCCATCCTCTCCAAATGCAATCTCTTCTAGTGGtacaaaaagaagagaaattgaTACTCCTAGTGAACCTAGGAGGAGTcaaagacaaagaaaagaaaagcaattgCCCCTCGACTTTGTGTCTTTTCAAGCTATTGTTTTTCTAGTAAAAGGAAATAGAGATTCTCTACTAAATAAAACTCCAATTTTGTTGAGTGTAGAGGATGATCCTAAGACATATGATAAAGCTACGAAATCGAGAGATGCTGCATTTTGGAAAGAGGCTGTGAATGATGAAATGGACTTAATATTGTCTAACAATACTTGGGTTCTTGTGGACTTGCCTCAAGGTTCTAAACCTATTGGTTGTAAGTGGGTATTTTGCAAGAAATATGTCACTGATGGAACTATTCTTACTTACAAGGCTAGGTTAGTAGCTAAAGGCTATAGACAAAAGGAAGAAATAGACTATTTTGACACATATACACCTGTGGCTAGGATAACCTCTGTTAGAATACTACTAGCTTTAGCTTCTGTTTTTAGCCTTCATGTGCATCAAATGGACGTTAAAACAGCTTTCTTAAATGGTGATTTGAATAAGGAGGTGGACATGGAACAACCGGAAGGTTTTGTACTCTCGAGTAATGAACATATGTCTCGAGTAATGAACATATGTCTCGAGTAA